Proteins from a single region of Geothrix sp. PMB-07:
- a CDS encoding methyl-accepting chemotaxis protein, translating to MKRKGLALKFFLPVSIALAVLVGLVIWGVSYYQTSEAEKAFENHLSSLAVASRSMFHADAEEYCQARGMTFHRVLNGRFTKDPAYEAFERASIAHFDSNPAMDVRVGHFIDASGQPQIYVLSPGRLKETCLQCHGAFGVEVFNGRKPGELVASFGVSMSTADLYRTQRNIRLLSILGGILLLIFISAIITRRVKSAILEPLDHLSTAINTVATGDMTVKAPVESEDEIGHLADTFNRMVSDLNMALGNMGQASEQVASGSTELAASAEQMNRTVQVTAKTGEDLRRAGRDVLEALRQLDANVESMANHAKQTSSKTDEAVHDTDQGAETGRGTAHGMQAIQQATARIVSAVKVIQGLARQTNLLSLNAAIEAAKAGAQGKGFAVVAEEVRILAERSGQSAKEIEETIHAMQDAVAEGAASVDVTLHHLEAIRDRISQVSGSIHEIGNLSEGQAHTSQEVGRLMDQTASRLDENASATHQLAGAVREVAATSDGLSQVAEGLKETVQRFRLR from the coding sequence ATGAAAAGAAAAGGGCTGGCTCTGAAATTCTTCCTGCCGGTGTCCATCGCCCTGGCTGTGCTGGTGGGTCTCGTCATCTGGGGAGTCAGTTATTACCAAACCTCCGAAGCTGAAAAGGCTTTCGAGAATCACCTGAGTTCCCTGGCGGTGGCTTCCCGGTCCATGTTCCACGCGGATGCGGAGGAATACTGCCAGGCCCGCGGCATGACCTTCCACCGCGTCCTGAACGGACGCTTCACGAAGGATCCCGCCTACGAAGCCTTTGAGCGCGCCAGCATCGCCCACTTCGACAGCAACCCCGCCATGGACGTGCGGGTGGGACATTTCATCGACGCCAGTGGCCAGCCGCAGATCTACGTGCTCAGCCCCGGGCGGCTGAAGGAGACCTGCCTGCAGTGCCACGGCGCCTTTGGCGTGGAAGTCTTCAATGGCCGCAAGCCCGGAGAATTGGTGGCCTCCTTCGGCGTGTCCATGTCCACCGCGGATCTGTACCGCACCCAGCGCAACATCCGCCTGCTCTCCATCCTCGGCGGCATCCTTCTGCTGATTTTCATCAGCGCCATCATCACCCGCCGGGTGAAATCCGCCATCCTGGAGCCCCTGGATCACCTGTCCACGGCCATCAACACCGTGGCCACCGGAGACATGACCGTGAAGGCCCCGGTAGAAAGCGAAGATGAAATTGGCCACCTGGCAGACACCTTCAACCGCATGGTGTCCGACCTCAACATGGCCCTGGGCAACATGGGCCAAGCTTCAGAGCAGGTGGCATCGGGCAGCACCGAACTGGCCGCCAGCGCCGAACAGATGAACCGCACGGTCCAGGTCACCGCCAAGACCGGAGAGGACCTGCGCCGGGCTGGCCGCGACGTCCTCGAGGCCCTCCGACAACTGGACGCCAACGTGGAGTCCATGGCGAACCACGCCAAGCAGACCAGTTCCAAGACCGACGAAGCCGTTCACGATACGGATCAGGGAGCCGAAACCGGCCGCGGCACCGCCCACGGCATGCAGGCCATCCAGCAGGCCACCGCCCGCATTGTCTCGGCCGTGAAGGTGATCCAGGGGCTGGCCCGGCAGACCAACCTGCTCTCCCTCAACGCAGCCATTGAGGCGGCCAAGGCCGGAGCCCAGGGCAAGGGGTTCGCCGTGGTGGCTGAAGAAGTCCGCATCCTGGCCGAGCGGAGCGGGCAAAGCGCCAAGGAGATCGAGGAGACCATCCACGCGATGCAGGATGCCGTGGCCGAAGGGGCCGCCAGCGTCGACGTGACCCTGCACCACCTCGAGGCCATCCGTGACCGCATCTCCCAGGTATCCGGCAGCATCCACGAAATTGGGAATCTGAGCGAAGGCCAAGCCCACACCAGCCAAGAGGTGGGCCGTCTCATGGATCAGACCGCTTCCCGCCTGGATGAAAATGCCAGCGCCACCCATCAGTTGGCAGGCGCCGTTCGCGAAGTGGCCGCCACCTCGGATGGGCTCTCCCAAGTGGCTGAGGGCCTCAAGGAGACCGTGCAGAGGTTCAGGCTGCGATAA
- a CDS encoding cache domain-containing protein yields the protein MRKSGISLLLAGVLFVPLAAQTRDQAKTFVKQAVEFAKKNPKEKFLEEVSGVKGQFHFTKGQNNELYIFVYDLEGKVLAHGVRRELVGVNRWAAKDPDGKPWIQDWTKLVKEKGNGWIDYKELNPAQNNKVMKKASFVELSNGMVIGAGIYE from the coding sequence ATGCGGAAATCAGGAATTTCACTTCTATTGGCAGGGGTGCTCTTTGTCCCCCTGGCCGCCCAGACCCGTGATCAGGCCAAAACCTTCGTGAAGCAGGCCGTGGAGTTCGCCAAGAAGAATCCCAAGGAGAAATTCTTGGAAGAGGTCTCCGGTGTGAAGGGGCAGTTCCACTTCACCAAAGGGCAGAACAACGAGCTCTATATTTTCGTGTATGACCTCGAGGGCAAGGTGCTGGCGCATGGGGTCCGGCGCGAACTGGTGGGCGTGAATCGCTGGGCTGCCAAGGATCCGGATGGCAAGCCCTGGATCCAGGACTGGACCAAGCTCGTGAAGGAGAAGGGGAACGGCTGGATCGATTACAAGGAATTGAACCCCGCCCAGAACAACAAGGTTATGAAGAAGGCCTCCTTTGTGGAGCTCTCCAACGGCATGGTCATCGGCGCGGGCATCTACGAATAG
- a CDS encoding DUF6445 family protein: MPLPGAAARPPTLPYRRPQEGRDYWVVDGILPDAEALAARLRSRHEWELGFPHTRETWPGMRSRQALTLEELTPLEAKVRELTGAKRLWAETAPDGAYLNHNVVQVVGARESGPRPHTDSRKLCRYAAVIYLTPRPPGATGTTFYRLRYPNGTLGGNLCAPPHTNLREALGVAGLPLQAWHPELSIPNVFNRLLLYRADLVHSATGYFGHDLLTKRMTALFFWMAE, translated from the coding sequence ATGCCCCTGCCCGGAGCCGCCGCCCGGCCGCCAACGCTCCCCTACCGCCGACCCCAGGAGGGCCGCGACTATTGGGTGGTGGACGGGATCCTGCCAGATGCCGAGGCCTTGGCGGCACGGCTTCGGTCTCGACATGAATGGGAACTGGGCTTTCCGCACACTCGGGAAACATGGCCCGGCATGCGCTCTCGACAAGCGTTGACGCTTGAGGAACTGACGCCCCTCGAAGCCAAGGTCAGGGAATTGACCGGCGCGAAGCGCCTCTGGGCCGAGACTGCCCCTGACGGTGCCTACCTCAACCACAACGTGGTGCAGGTGGTGGGAGCCCGGGAATCCGGCCCCCGCCCCCACACCGATTCCCGGAAGCTCTGCCGCTATGCCGCCGTGATCTACCTCACGCCCAGGCCGCCGGGAGCCACGGGCACCACTTTCTATCGCCTTCGCTATCCCAATGGCACCCTCGGCGGCAACCTCTGTGCGCCGCCTCACACCAACCTGCGCGAGGCGTTGGGCGTGGCTGGTCTGCCGCTCCAGGCCTGGCACCCGGAGCTGTCCATTCCCAATGTGTTCAACCGTCTGTTGCTCTACCGGGCAGACCTCGTCCATTCCGCCACGGGCTACTTCGGCCACGACCTGCTCACGAAGCGCATGACGGCGCTGTTTTTCTGGATGGCCGAGTAG